A part of Desulfitibacter alkalitolerans DSM 16504 genomic DNA contains:
- the cas5b gene encoding type I-B CRISPR-associated protein Cas5b, with the protein MKAVRVRLYQDLVNYKRPNSFQLKETYPLPPYSTVIGMVHNLCGYQEYQSMQVSVQGKYFSKVNDLYTRYEFKNAMKYEEDRHQLRVGEYGIGRGVATAELLVDVELLLHIVPDDQSKIEEIHAAFEKPREYPSLGRREDLVTIAEVKHVTLTLTELEDQITMPEDYYAYIPYALLEEEGEEKVKLTHYVSGIRPGTRYRLPKNYELVNYGTEKNPKLFRKWHKVEVIYGNATALSDEAFLIDEDRFVAYLV; encoded by the coding sequence ATGAAGGCAGTTAGAGTACGGCTCTATCAAGACCTGGTAAATTATAAAAGGCCCAACAGCTTTCAACTGAAAGAAACATATCCATTGCCGCCGTATTCAACAGTCATCGGAATGGTGCATAACTTATGTGGCTATCAGGAATACCAGTCCATGCAGGTCAGTGTGCAGGGAAAATATTTTTCCAAGGTAAATGACCTGTATACTCGCTATGAATTTAAAAACGCCATGAAATATGAAGAGGACAGACACCAACTTCGTGTGGGAGAATATGGGATAGGCAGAGGGGTGGCGACAGCAGAGCTGTTAGTAGATGTGGAACTTTTGTTGCACATTGTCCCTGACGATCAAAGCAAAATTGAAGAAATTCATGCCGCTTTTGAAAAACCAAGAGAGTATCCGTCATTGGGCCGCAGAGAGGATCTTGTTACCATAGCTGAAGTAAAGCATGTTACCTTAACTCTTACGGAACTGGAAGATCAAATCACAATGCCGGAGGATTATTACGCCTATATTCCTTATGCGTTGCTGGAAGAGGAAGGGGAAGAGAAAGTTAAGTTAACCCATTATGTATCAGGAATAAGGCCAGGGACAAGGTACAGACTGCCTAAAAACTATGAATTGGTTAATTACGGAACAGAAAAAAATCCCAAACTATTCCGGAAATGGCATAAGGTCGAGGTCATTTACGGCAACGCCACTGCTTTGTCGGACGAGGCCTTTCTGATTGATGAAGACCGCTTTGTTGCCTATCTTGTTTAA
- the cas7i gene encoding type I-B CRISPR-associated protein Cas7/Cst2/DevR: MKNKGLTLTIVFQAESANYGESVGNVASLKKLARGQGDQYTYISRQALRYNIAEQLGEELAPVKAEGSGEKKVVQFSEKATIDKYPEIDFFGYLKTEKGSGGKKRSAKVRLSNAISMETFKGDLDFLTNKGQADKIKENMNIAQAEIHRSYYRYTVTADLEQIGEDEVYHISLDNQERARRVRRLLDTLAFLYRDIRGRREDLKPLFAIGGVYDIKNPVFQNVVNVKDNCIEVSEIKGVLYDSIKEDTHCGVVDKSFDNARELKEKLQALSMPEFFAILKEKVDRYYEGS, encoded by the coding sequence ATGAAAAATAAAGGATTAACCTTAACGATTGTTTTCCAGGCTGAAAGTGCCAACTATGGGGAAAGTGTGGGCAATGTTGCTTCTTTGAAAAAGCTAGCTAGAGGACAAGGAGACCAATATACCTATATTTCCAGGCAAGCCTTGCGCTATAACATTGCCGAACAATTGGGCGAGGAACTGGCGCCGGTTAAAGCGGAAGGAAGCGGCGAAAAAAAAGTTGTACAATTTAGTGAGAAAGCTACTATTGATAAATATCCAGAAATTGACTTTTTTGGTTATCTAAAAACGGAGAAGGGTTCCGGAGGGAAGAAACGAAGCGCCAAAGTCAGGCTTTCCAATGCCATCTCCATGGAAACTTTTAAAGGAGACCTGGATTTTTTGACCAATAAAGGACAAGCAGATAAAATTAAGGAAAATATGAATATTGCCCAGGCGGAAATTCACCGATCCTATTACCGTTATACTGTAACTGCTGACCTGGAGCAAATTGGTGAAGATGAGGTTTATCATATCTCTTTGGATAACCAGGAACGGGCGCGGAGAGTGAGGCGTTTGCTGGATACTCTGGCTTTTCTTTACCGTGATATTCGCGGTCGCAGAGAAGACTTGAAACCTCTCTTTGCCATCGGTGGTGTATATGATATTAAAAATCCTGTATTCCAAAATGTGGTGAATGTCAAGGATAACTGCATTGAAGTCTCAGAGATTAAGGGTGTCTTGTATGACAGCATCAAGGAGGATACGCATTGTGGTGTTGTGGATAAGAGCTTCGATAATGCCAGAGAGCTGAAAGAGAAGCTGCAAGCCCTATCAATGCCTGAATTTTTTGCTATTTTAAAAGAAAAGGTAGATCGCTATTATGAAGGCAGTTAG
- the cas8a1 gene encoding type I-B CRISPR-associated protein Cas8b1/Cst1, producing the protein MKNGDVLRLTMGDWQWNAAVVGFINIVGKNNVHFVNDSIEFSPELLEDFQEKYFAYFFHDYGITLSWHKIVAFEDKMEAYKKNEFENFNLQALKSFNHYLKDVKRYIKSNSYKAAYKLIASDVDMLSLEKQLAVAKEPKNQELFEMDKQKIIIDVKKNFTVLQQVISYCKSPQGKRYIRAKNVIYTIIKNAWNGVCFLNAQTKEQDVYTNYKGYFVGVAIEYLSQDKNNYKYNCFVCDASIKDLTGDLSFLNATGFDVARKSSHVWNFQNDIAICPLCRLVFSCLPAGLTYVYDRGIYVNVTIDLKKAVEINYKIHMDILQRKEGNPRSVYPALVGALHETEHDTAKYELADIQVVRYENDSYRFNILSRKMLRIILESRKELDGLIKAVSVENGMNVRIYDEVINRIFNNQNLFTLIHRMLYHKLANPRNCYFNSAHINHLLIMNQKIYKGLGGMRVEKQEGNRPKNQALVRTARMAGQELKKRYSRKDAEHKLPGICYRLLNALKTSNKDMFMDVILNCYLYVKSPVPDVITNALSDEKDFSSMGYAFVSALIDETDKQANTALLDDEGEELQ; encoded by the coding sequence ATGAAAAATGGTGATGTGCTGCGGCTGACAATGGGAGACTGGCAGTGGAATGCAGCTGTTGTAGGATTTATCAATATTGTGGGAAAAAATAATGTTCATTTTGTTAATGATTCTATTGAGTTTTCCCCGGAGCTTTTAGAGGATTTCCAAGAAAAATACTTTGCATATTTTTTTCATGACTATGGGATAACTCTGTCATGGCATAAAATTGTTGCTTTTGAGGACAAGATGGAAGCTTATAAGAAGAATGAATTTGAAAACTTTAATTTACAGGCCCTGAAAAGTTTTAACCATTATCTAAAAGATGTGAAACGTTACATAAAAAGCAATAGCTACAAAGCGGCCTATAAGCTGATCGCTTCAGATGTGGATATGCTTTCTTTAGAAAAACAGTTAGCAGTAGCGAAAGAACCCAAAAATCAGGAACTATTTGAGATGGACAAGCAAAAAATTATTATTGATGTCAAAAAGAACTTTACTGTTTTGCAGCAGGTAATTTCCTATTGTAAAAGCCCACAGGGAAAACGTTATATCAGAGCCAAAAATGTTATCTATACTATAATTAAAAATGCCTGGAACGGAGTATGTTTTCTTAATGCCCAGACCAAGGAACAAGATGTTTATACAAACTATAAAGGGTATTTCGTGGGGGTAGCCATTGAATATTTATCACAAGACAAAAATAATTACAAATATAATTGCTTTGTTTGCGATGCCTCTATAAAAGATCTGACAGGTGATTTGAGCTTTTTAAATGCAACTGGTTTTGATGTGGCGCGGAAATCTTCTCATGTATGGAACTTTCAGAATGATATTGCAATTTGTCCGTTGTGCAGGTTGGTATTTTCCTGTTTGCCCGCGGGGCTGACCTATGTTTATGACCGAGGTATCTATGTAAATGTCACGATAGACCTTAAGAAGGCAGTGGAAATTAACTATAAGATACATATGGATATCCTGCAGAGAAAAGAAGGAAATCCTCGTTCTGTTTATCCCGCTTTGGTGGGAGCTCTGCACGAAACTGAGCATGATACGGCAAAATATGAGCTTGCGGATATCCAGGTCGTTCGTTATGAAAACGATAGCTATCGTTTCAACATCTTATCACGTAAAATGCTGAGAATAATTCTTGAATCCAGGAAAGAATTAGATGGGTTGATTAAAGCAGTTTCTGTCGAAAATGGGATGAATGTCCGTATTTATGATGAGGTAATCAATCGCATTTTTAACAATCAAAATTTATTTACCCTGATTCACCGGATGCTGTATCATAAACTGGCTAATCCGCGAAACTGTTATTTTAACAGTGCTCATATTAATCATTTGCTAATAATGAATCAAAAAATCTATAAGGGTTTAGGAGGGATGAGAGTGGAAAAACAAGAAGGAAACAGACCGAAAAATCAGGCTTTGGTCCGCACAGCCAGAATGGCAGGGCAAGAGCTGAAAAAGAGATATTCCCGAAAAGACGCGGAGCATAAGCTTCCCGGGATTTGCTACAGGTTGCTTAATGCGCTGAAGACATCCAATAAAGATATGTTTATGGATGTCATCCTGAACTGTTACCTATATGTTAAATCTCCGGTACCCGACGTTATTACTAATGCTTTGAGTGATGAAAAAGATTTCAGTAGCATGGGCTATGCCTTTGTGTCAGCTTTAATTGATGAAACAGATAAGCAAGCTAATACGGCTTTGCTAGATGATGAGGGGGAGGAATTACAATGA
- the cas6 gene encoding CRISPR-associated endoribonuclease Cas6 yields the protein MRIKVEFETKKEGLPLEFRRKFISYLKSAFEDYSQDLFAALYGGGHAPKSFCFSFYFLPQVTVAKDGITLDSKRFICNFTTRDIMMGVHLLNAFLGRRNRWVSLADWDNQLKVSDITKVQERPITGNIVAFKILSPVVIRDHDENADRDWYLTFEDEGFEEIWKRNLKSELQNTFARDVGADVDALQIKPIYLKKTVVLHYGISIPCTIGSFVVKGEKYLLEYLYKAGMGSRRAMAFGCLDLM from the coding sequence ATATCTTATCTAAAAAGCGCTTTCGAAGACTATAGCCAAGACCTCTTTGCGGCATTGTACGGAGGGGGACATGCTCCAAAATCCTTTTGTTTCAGTTTTTATTTTTTGCCTCAGGTGACCGTTGCCAAAGATGGCATAACTCTAGATAGCAAACGATTTATTTGTAATTTCACTACCAGGGATATCATGATGGGCGTGCATTTACTCAATGCTTTCCTGGGGAGGCGTAACAGATGGGTTTCCTTAGCTGACTGGGACAACCAGTTAAAAGTATCGGATATTACAAAGGTGCAGGAACGTCCCATTACTGGCAATATAGTAGCTTTTAAAATCCTTTCGCCCGTTGTGATCCGGGATCACGACGAAAATGCGGACAGGGACTGGTATCTTACTTTTGAAGATGAAGGATTCGAGGAAATTTGGAAACGCAACCTGAAGTCGGAGCTGCAAAACACCTTTGCCCGAGATGTGGGAGCCGATGTCGATGCTTTGCAAATCAAGCCCATTTATCTCAAGAAAACAGTTGTCCTGCATTATGGCATATCAATTCCGTGTACAATCGGCAGCTTTGTGGTGAAAGGCGAAAAGTATTTACTGGAATATCTGTATAAAGCAGGAATGGGCTCGCGAAGGGCAATGGCTTTTGGCTGCCTTGATCTGATGTAG